The proteins below come from a single uncultured Carboxylicivirga sp. genomic window:
- a CDS encoding YfiR family protein: MKKILFFVSLMLLPLAANSQIARFKSVFTLNFIRHIGWPEATKEGDFVIGVVKDKEIGSWLEKLSEGKKFGYQEVVIKEFKSVDEIEDCQVLFVSSSINFSRNASAIQSKVGGKNTLIVCESEGATDNGAMFNFVVRDEKLKFEIHKSNAAKSGLQISSKLESLPAAISL; this comes from the coding sequence ATGAAAAAGATTTTGTTCTTTGTGAGCTTAATGCTATTGCCATTAGCTGCCAATTCACAAATCGCTAGATTTAAATCAGTATTTACGCTGAATTTTATTCGTCATATCGGCTGGCCTGAGGCTACTAAAGAAGGCGATTTTGTAATTGGAGTAGTTAAAGACAAAGAGATTGGAAGTTGGTTGGAGAAGTTATCTGAAGGTAAAAAATTTGGATATCAAGAGGTAGTAATTAAGGAATTTAAATCTGTGGATGAAATTGAAGACTGTCAGGTTTTGTTTGTTTCATCTTCCATTAATTTCAGCAGAAATGCTTCTGCAATACAAAGTAAGGTTGGTGGAAAAAATACGTTGATCGTTTGTGAATCCGAAGGTGCAACAGATAATGGGGCGATGTTTAATTTTGTTGTGAGGGATGAAAAACTCAAATTTGAAATTCATAAATCCAATGCAGCAAAATCTGGATTGCAGATTAGTTCAAAATTAGAAAGTCTGCCAGCTGCTATTTCGCTATAG
- a CDS encoding MMPL family transporter, translating to MGFQSRKIEMSYQYAPLLPEDDSTYLAYESFVETFGSEGNLVVIGVKNKDFFETKEFNGWNQLAEKLSQIKGVTSVFSIGQTYDLKKNTEEKKFEIHPIFPKKIEFQTELDSLKKVFYNLPIYDQMIYNKSKDAYLMAITLDNDILHSKDRVRLVQDIQKVGNDYINQNNHELHYSGLPYIRVVTAEMIKKELNMFIFLALGITALIILLFFRSFKVVMFSMLVVGIAVIWALGIQGLFGYKITILTGMIPPLIIVIGIPNSVFLLNKYHQEYRKHQNKIKALQRVIRKIGNATFLTNLTTASGFATFIFTSSKILVEFGVIAAINIIVVFFLSILLIPIIFSFLDGPKERHIKHLDNQTIGKAVNNLVRISLHHRTVIYSIAGIMLIIGFFGISRIKTTGYMLDDIPHDDPLYVDLEFFESNFNGLMPLEIMIDTRKPNGVIQSKNLKKMDKLQDELSKLDVISKPISLVEVVKFARQSFFNGKESHYKIPSSQERNFILSYVNRSDQGSSSNLMNNLVDSTKQKTRLSYRMKDIGTTEMVTLNHEIQGVIDEIFPTKNYSTSLTGASVVFFKGTDYLIRNLFTSLLLAIILIASFMAWMFSSKRMVLVSLIPNLFPLIMTAALMGYFGIPIKPSTILVFSIAFGISVDDTIHYLAKYRQELSETNWSIRAAVVLALKETGVSMIYTSIILFFGFGIFSVSQFGGTVALGVLVAITLLIALFSNLILLPSLLLTLEKAITNKSFKEPLLHIYNEDEDIELDDLVIENKKTQLINQD from the coding sequence ATGGGATTTCAATCCCGAAAGATTGAAATGTCGTACCAATACGCCCCCTTACTACCCGAAGACGATTCAACTTATTTAGCATATGAATCTTTTGTTGAAACTTTTGGTTCAGAAGGTAACCTAGTTGTAATTGGGGTTAAAAACAAAGACTTTTTTGAAACTAAAGAATTTAACGGTTGGAATCAATTAGCAGAAAAGCTATCCCAAATTAAAGGTGTTACATCTGTTTTTTCGATAGGACAAACTTACGACTTAAAGAAGAACACTGAAGAAAAGAAATTTGAGATTCATCCCATTTTTCCTAAAAAAATAGAATTCCAAACAGAACTGGATTCCTTAAAAAAGGTGTTTTATAATCTCCCGATTTATGATCAAATGATCTATAATAAATCAAAGGATGCTTATCTGATGGCTATTACATTAGATAATGACATTTTGCACAGTAAAGATAGGGTCCGATTAGTTCAAGATATACAAAAAGTTGGAAACGACTACATTAATCAAAACAATCACGAATTACATTATTCAGGATTACCTTACATAAGGGTTGTAACAGCCGAGATGATTAAGAAAGAACTCAATATGTTCATCTTCTTAGCACTTGGAATAACTGCATTAATCATCCTACTATTCTTTAGATCATTTAAAGTTGTAATGTTTTCGATGCTGGTTGTAGGAATTGCTGTAATATGGGCATTGGGAATACAAGGATTATTCGGTTATAAAATTACTATTTTAACCGGAATGATACCTCCTCTGATTATTGTAATAGGAATACCCAATTCTGTCTTTCTACTCAACAAATATCATCAGGAATACAGAAAACATCAGAATAAAATAAAAGCATTACAACGAGTTATTCGTAAAATTGGTAATGCTACTTTCTTAACCAATTTAACTACTGCATCAGGATTTGCAACTTTCATCTTTACAAGCAGTAAGATCCTTGTTGAATTTGGAGTTATTGCAGCCATTAATATCATTGTGGTTTTTTTCTTGTCTATCCTACTGATTCCGATTATTTTCAGTTTTCTTGACGGACCTAAAGAACGCCACATTAAACACCTCGACAACCAAACTATTGGCAAGGCAGTGAATAATTTGGTTAGAATTTCTCTTCATCATCGTACCGTCATATATTCCATAGCTGGAATTATGCTGATTATTGGCTTCTTTGGTATCTCCAGAATCAAAACAACCGGATACATGTTAGATGACATTCCTCATGATGATCCTCTTTATGTCGATCTTGAATTTTTTGAAAGTAATTTCAATGGTTTAATGCCCCTGGAAATTATGATTGACACCAGGAAACCTAATGGAGTAATCCAATCAAAAAACCTTAAAAAGATGGATAAACTTCAAGATGAACTATCAAAATTAGATGTCATCTCAAAACCTATTTCGCTGGTTGAAGTTGTAAAATTTGCTCGTCAATCTTTCTTTAATGGAAAAGAAAGTCATTATAAAATCCCAAGCAGCCAGGAACGCAATTTTATTCTGTCATATGTTAATCGAAGTGACCAAGGATCATCTTCAAACTTAATGAATAACCTGGTTGATTCTACTAAGCAAAAGACTCGTTTAAGCTATCGGATGAAAGATATCGGCACCACTGAAATGGTTACTCTTAATCACGAGATACAAGGTGTTATTGATGAAATTTTTCCGACTAAAAATTATTCCACCTCCCTTACAGGTGCCAGTGTTGTATTTTTTAAAGGAACCGATTATCTGATACGGAACCTTTTTACCAGTTTACTACTGGCAATTATCTTAATTGCGTCTTTTATGGCATGGATGTTCTCCTCAAAACGCATGGTATTAGTTTCTCTCATCCCGAACCTATTTCCATTAATAATGACGGCTGCTTTAATGGGGTATTTTGGGATACCAATTAAGCCTTCAACTATATTAGTATTCAGTATAGCGTTTGGAATCTCTGTTGATGATACCATTCATTATCTAGCCAAATATCGCCAGGAATTATCCGAAACAAATTGGAGTATTAGAGCTGCAGTTGTTTTAGCTTTAAAAGAAACCGGTGTTAGTATGATTTATACTTCCATTATACTATTCTTTGGATTTGGTATATTTAGTGTATCACAATTTGGAGGCACAGTAGCCTTAGGTGTTTTAGTTGCAATCACCCTTTTAATAGCACTATTCTCGAACCTGATACTACTTCCTTCGTTATTATTAACATTAGAAAAAGCCATTACTAATAAATCTTTCAAAGAACCTTTACTACATATTTATAATGAAGATGAAGACATCGAGCTAGATGATTTAGTAATTGAAAATAAAAAAACACAATTAATCAATCAAGATTAA
- a CDS encoding polyprenyl synthetase family protein: MITISELQKVVEERLIKEDFITTPKGLYEPIEYIMSLGGKRIRPTLCLAGCYLFNDNYKQALTTGLGLEVFHNFTLLHDDVMDNADVRRNKPTVHCKWDENTAILSGDAMMIKAYQYISRVDQNILKPILDLFNQTAIEVCEGQQYDMEFETRDNVTIDEYLEMIRLKTAVLLAGSLKAGAIIGMASETDAINLYEFGQNIGLAFQLQDDFLDVYGDEKTFGKAIGGDIIANKKTFLLITALERASGTLADELQKWIKIPSFNREEKINAVTDIYSKLEVDKTARDKMDEYFQMALSSLEKVNGRETMKSELRNFAIKLIERSR, from the coding sequence ATGATTACAATATCCGAGCTACAAAAAGTTGTTGAAGAAAGATTAATCAAAGAGGATTTTATTACAACCCCCAAGGGGTTGTATGAACCCATTGAATATATAATGTCTTTAGGAGGCAAACGTATACGTCCTACGTTATGCTTAGCTGGTTGTTATTTATTTAACGACAACTACAAACAGGCTTTAACAACCGGATTAGGACTGGAAGTTTTTCATAACTTCACATTACTACATGACGATGTTATGGACAATGCCGATGTTAGACGTAATAAACCAACAGTACATTGTAAATGGGATGAAAATACGGCAATTTTGTCAGGAGATGCCATGATGATTAAGGCATATCAATACATTAGCAGAGTCGATCAAAATATATTAAAACCGATTCTGGATTTATTTAATCAGACAGCTATTGAGGTTTGCGAAGGTCAACAATACGATATGGAATTCGAAACTCGTGACAATGTTACTATTGACGAATATCTTGAAATGATTAGACTAAAAACAGCAGTATTACTTGCCGGAAGTCTTAAAGCAGGAGCAATAATTGGTATGGCCTCCGAAACGGATGCCATTAATCTATACGAATTCGGCCAAAACATAGGTTTAGCTTTTCAATTACAAGATGATTTTCTGGACGTTTATGGAGACGAAAAAACTTTTGGCAAAGCTATAGGAGGCGATATTATAGCAAATAAGAAAACCTTTTTATTAATTACCGCGTTAGAAAGGGCATCTGGAACTTTGGCAGATGAATTGCAAAAATGGATTAAAATCCCATCATTCAATCGCGAGGAAAAAATAAATGCTGTTACAGACATTTACTCAAAATTAGAAGTGGATAAAACAGCCCGAGATAAGATGGATGAGTACTTTCAGATGGCACTTTCATCTCTTGAAAAAGTAAATGGCAGAGAAACAATGAAATCAGAATTACGCAATTTTGCAATAAAACTGATTGAAAGATCACGTTAG
- the atpD gene encoding F0F1 ATP synthase subunit beta, producing MENLVGTIIQIVGPVIDVSFDLNDQELPNILDALQIETDNNQFTIIECQQHIGENTIRCIAMDSTDGLTRGMKVTHLGSPITMPAGEKVKGRLLNVVGDCIDGIGSVSKEGGNPIHRNPPAFADLSTEAEILFTGIKVVDLIEPYAKGGKIGLFGGAGVGKTVLIQELINNIAKGHDGLSVFAGVGERTREGNDLLREMIEAGIVNYGEEFKKSMEEGGWDLSKVDQKALESSQVTMVFGQMNEPPGARARVALSGLTIAESFRDGDGTGQGRDVLLFVDNIFRFTQAGSEVSALLGRMPSAVGYQPTLSSEMGALQERIASTKHGSITSVQAVYVPADDLTDPAPATTFAHLDAKTVLSRKIAELGIYPAVDPLDSTSRMLSPEIVGADHYNTAQRVIEILQRYKELQDIIAILGMEELSEEDKLVVHRARRVQRFLSQPFHVAEQFTGLKGAFVSIEDTIKGFNMILDGEVDKYPEAAFNLVGTIEDAIAKGEELLKQAKSA from the coding sequence ATGGAAAATCTCGTTGGAACCATCATTCAAATTGTTGGACCTGTTATTGATGTTAGTTTTGATCTTAACGATCAGGAACTACCTAATATTTTAGATGCTTTACAAATTGAAACTGACAACAACCAATTTACAATTATTGAATGTCAGCAACACATTGGTGAAAATACTATTCGTTGTATTGCAATGGATTCCACCGACGGATTAACCAGAGGCATGAAAGTGACTCATTTAGGTAGTCCAATCACAATGCCAGCAGGAGAAAAAGTGAAAGGTCGACTTTTAAATGTTGTTGGAGATTGTATCGATGGAATTGGTTCTGTTTCCAAAGAAGGTGGTAATCCGATTCACAGAAACCCTCCTGCTTTTGCCGACTTATCAACCGAGGCCGAAATATTATTTACCGGAATTAAGGTTGTTGACTTAATTGAACCCTATGCAAAAGGTGGTAAAATTGGTCTTTTTGGAGGAGCTGGAGTTGGAAAAACTGTATTGATTCAGGAATTAATTAACAACATAGCCAAAGGTCACGATGGCTTATCAGTATTTGCCGGGGTTGGAGAAAGAACTCGCGAGGGAAATGACCTATTGCGGGAAATGATTGAAGCCGGTATTGTTAACTATGGTGAGGAATTTAAAAAATCGATGGAAGAAGGCGGCTGGGATTTATCAAAAGTAGATCAAAAAGCACTCGAATCATCACAAGTAACAATGGTGTTTGGTCAAATGAACGAACCACCTGGAGCACGTGCACGCGTAGCTTTATCGGGCTTAACCATTGCCGAAAGCTTTAGAGATGGAGATGGAACCGGCCAAGGACGCGATGTATTACTTTTTGTTGACAATATTTTCCGATTTACTCAGGCAGGATCTGAAGTATCAGCACTATTAGGTCGTATGCCATCAGCTGTTGGATATCAACCAACATTATCATCCGAGATGGGAGCACTTCAGGAAAGAATTGCTTCTACAAAGCACGGATCAATTACATCAGTACAAGCAGTTTATGTTCCTGCTGATGATTTAACTGACCCTGCTCCAGCTACTACATTTGCACACTTAGATGCTAAAACAGTATTAAGTCGTAAAATCGCCGAGCTAGGTATCTATCCAGCAGTAGATCCTCTTGATTCAACATCACGAATGCTATCTCCAGAGATTGTTGGTGCCGACCATTACAATACAGCTCAAAGAGTAATTGAGATATTACAACGATACAAAGAGTTACAAGATATTATTGCCATACTTGGTATGGAAGAATTATCAGAAGAAGATAAATTAGTAGTACACAGAGCCAGACGTGTTCAGCGTTTCTTATCACAACCATTCCATGTAGCAGAACAATTTACCGGATTAAAAGGAGCCTTTGTCTCAATTGAAGATACAATCAAAGGTTTTAACATGATTTTAGACGGAGAAGTTGACAAATATCCGGAAGCTGCTTTTAACCTAGTTGGTACAATTGAAGATGCTATTGCCAAGGGTGAAGAATTATTGAAACAAGCAAAAAGCGCATAA
- a CDS encoding F0F1 ATP synthase subunit epsilon, translated as MDLHCEIVTPQKVVYDEPVGLVQVPGQKGLFTILKGHAPIISILAEGTIRVIGKSGHENHFECKSGVVECIDNKLVILIHE; from the coding sequence ATGGATTTACATTGTGAAATAGTTACACCTCAAAAAGTTGTGTATGATGAACCTGTGGGTTTAGTTCAGGTTCCAGGGCAAAAAGGACTCTTTACTATTCTTAAAGGCCATGCTCCTATTATATCAATTTTAGCAGAAGGAACCATCAGGGTAATTGGTAAGAGCGGTCACGAAAACCATTTTGAATGTAAAAGTGGAGTTGTTGAATGTATCGATAACAAATTGGTTATATTAATTCACGAATAG
- a CDS encoding glycosyltransferase family 9 protein, whose product MKKILIIRLSSIGDIIQCMSVISGIKNKFPEAEIHWVVRSDMASLVKIDPRIDKLWEFNRKDGLSGVFKLGARLKTEKFDLIYDAHSNIRSNIFKLILCPLGICNLFNKNKLITRHKNRFKRFLLFQFGINKLPNPFKALDSFRSPIQQKWAIENFQTPFSKWNFPESVQTKIQQLVIEQIPDNQKWVTLVPSAAWELKRWPVEHWKKLIELRNDLYFVILGGPTDTFCEDIKAVAPNRVINLAGKTSLMESFCTIWHSPFVISGDTGFLHAADLFQKPGLALIGPTAFGYPSSKQIKVMEIDLPCRPCTKDGSKKCKLKEIKKCLVDITPEKLANNINLP is encoded by the coding sequence ATGAAGAAGATACTAATCATACGATTGAGTTCTATTGGCGACATCATACAATGTATGTCGGTTATTAGTGGAATTAAAAATAAATTTCCAGAAGCTGAAATACATTGGGTTGTAAGATCCGATATGGCATCTTTGGTTAAAATCGATCCACGAATTGATAAACTTTGGGAATTCAATCGAAAAGATGGTCTTTCTGGCGTATTCAAATTAGGTGCTCGACTCAAAACCGAAAAATTCGATTTAATATATGACGCACACAGTAATATACGTTCCAATATCTTTAAACTAATACTCTGCCCATTAGGTATTTGTAATTTATTCAACAAAAACAAGTTAATTACCCGCCACAAAAATAGGTTTAAACGCTTTTTGCTTTTCCAATTTGGCATTAACAAATTACCGAATCCATTTAAAGCATTAGATTCGTTCAGGAGTCCAATCCAGCAAAAATGGGCTATCGAAAATTTCCAAACTCCTTTTTCCAAATGGAATTTCCCAGAAAGTGTTCAAACCAAAATTCAGCAACTCGTAATTGAACAAATTCCTGATAATCAAAAATGGGTAACATTAGTTCCATCAGCTGCATGGGAATTAAAACGTTGGCCTGTTGAACATTGGAAAAAACTGATTGAATTACGCAACGATCTTTATTTTGTTATTTTAGGCGGTCCAACAGATACTTTTTGTGAAGACATCAAAGCTGTTGCACCCAATAGGGTAATAAATTTAGCAGGTAAAACCTCGCTAATGGAAAGCTTTTGTACAATATGGCACTCTCCGTTTGTTATTAGTGGCGACACTGGTTTTCTTCATGCTGCTGATTTATTTCAGAAACCCGGCTTAGCCTTAATTGGTCCAACAGCATTTGGATATCCATCGAGTAAGCAGATTAAGGTAATGGAAATTGATTTACCTTGCCGACCATGTACCAAAGATGGTAGTAAAAAATGCAAATTAAAGGAAATTAAAAAATGTTTAGTTGATATAACTCCTGAAAAACTAGCTAATAACATAAATCTCCCATAA
- a CDS encoding YfiR family protein, whose protein sequence is MKKIIVLLLILFAIGSTEQAFCQMTKFKALFLYNFTQNVEWPNESISPDEFIITVVGDADMAKELQKLAEVKKVGAKSMVIKQTNQIKDIPHSHVIFLGSNKSNLINLLASQHKAEPILLVSSKQGLCSNGAAICFATVDGKLRYEISENNIKKRNLEVNTKLLSLGIKVN, encoded by the coding sequence ATGAAAAAAATTATTGTACTACTGTTGATTCTGTTTGCTATAGGATCGACGGAGCAAGCCTTTTGTCAAATGACAAAATTCAAGGCTCTCTTTCTCTACAATTTTACTCAAAATGTTGAGTGGCCTAATGAAAGCATCTCACCGGACGAATTTATAATTACTGTAGTTGGGGATGCCGACATGGCAAAAGAACTACAAAAACTAGCAGAAGTAAAAAAGGTTGGGGCAAAATCAATGGTGATTAAACAAACCAATCAGATAAAGGATATTCCTCATTCTCATGTTATTTTCCTAGGCTCAAACAAATCCAACCTGATAAACCTATTAGCATCTCAACACAAGGCAGAACCAATACTTTTAGTTAGTAGCAAACAAGGTTTATGCTCCAACGGTGCAGCCATATGCTTTGCAACTGTAGATGGCAAGCTTAGATATGAAATAAGTGAGAATAACATTAAGAAAAGAAACCTGGAAGTAAATACCAAACTTCTTTCACTAGGTATAAAAGTCAACTAA
- a CDS encoding TonB-dependent receptor plug domain-containing protein — MMKKHHLIAILFVFTFTQITFAQNTPKSKTREEVLNMTMEEMSSLPLEELMQLMDIVGVSSLEELYDLLLNKNVVSASKKEESIFDSPLSTTVLSHDQIISSGATCIEEALRLVPGVIVREKTNGNFDVHIRGNDNLPSKNLMLYSENMNTLVMINGRPVFNYSHGGTLWETLPVSFEDIDRIEVVRGPSSALYGPNAVTGVINIITQTIETNTPLLSGNISGGNLNTYLADLALRKKLNDKFSIGVTGNFETRDRNTDEILIYDRDGGQLSLDGENVTPGYFSLDQINRMKNGTQHIWPAYNVKDEVYDIYKSFPNPERSKYRYGVNGYIQYDANSKTSVNIMGGYQNSEVMTSTMGDVPTPYSTKLASTGYVDIRAKVHGFSFQANYNGGTIDYMSGNEGFELDNQQYTFLAEYSKTFKNLTIRPGVSYQSMSYDDSKHISQIGLGYLNQKQTINIAAGSLRLDYLPTERLRLVAALRAEKYNNPDDMYKSWQFVGSYKLNDQNLLRAVYSRANQSAFLVNTYSNYTWNIVNMQFPRIMQFDGHTDNNLKAMDMFELGYRTRPHKSILIDVEAFYNRSKDFVSLVPESTSLAVFNPLQVALAPADKPVAPDINGIVNLSFTNQDLISKQIGASVSIDWVLSEKLLATGHVTYQQTKLDNYFPYTRNEVIGYQANIAQTDPNREALAGSAIYDYAIGVSNGTIDPIKQPYAIINTVTDKPSEIENNFKHEATPSVWGSVSLSYRPTKKWEIFPQAYFYGNQTFINQYGNVDIEQSFIVNAKASYKATDKLTFFINCRNLLNTEKIQFAYMDKIGGLYLAGINFKL, encoded by the coding sequence ATGATGAAAAAACATCACCTAATTGCAATACTATTTGTATTTACATTTACACAAATAACGTTTGCACAAAATACACCCAAATCAAAAACCAGAGAAGAAGTTTTAAACATGACGATGGAAGAAATGTCGTCGCTTCCTTTGGAAGAATTAATGCAACTAATGGACATTGTCGGAGTATCCTCTTTAGAAGAACTTTACGACTTATTACTTAATAAAAATGTAGTGTCTGCATCAAAAAAAGAAGAAAGTATTTTTGATTCTCCTTTATCAACAACGGTTCTTTCGCACGATCAAATAATTTCTTCAGGAGCAACCTGTATCGAAGAGGCACTTCGATTAGTTCCTGGTGTTATTGTTCGCGAGAAAACAAACGGTAATTTCGATGTTCACATACGTGGAAACGACAACTTACCTTCAAAAAATCTAATGCTGTATTCTGAAAATATGAATACACTAGTAATGATCAACGGACGTCCTGTTTTTAACTACTCACATGGAGGTACTTTATGGGAAACACTACCTGTAAGTTTCGAGGATATTGATCGTATCGAAGTTGTACGTGGCCCTTCAAGTGCCTTATACGGCCCCAATGCAGTAACAGGAGTTATCAATATCATTACTCAAACAATCGAGACGAATACTCCCCTTTTATCAGGGAATATTTCAGGAGGTAATTTAAATACATATCTAGCTGACTTAGCGCTACGTAAAAAACTAAATGATAAATTTAGCATAGGCGTTACCGGAAACTTTGAGACACGTGATCGCAACACAGATGAAATTCTTATCTATGATAGAGATGGTGGTCAATTATCATTGGATGGAGAAAATGTTACTCCTGGCTATTTCAGCCTGGATCAGATTAACCGTATGAAAAACGGAACTCAGCATATCTGGCCCGCATATAATGTTAAAGACGAAGTTTACGATATCTACAAGTCATTTCCTAATCCTGAAAGATCAAAATATCGTTACGGTGTTAATGGATATATACAATACGATGCAAATTCAAAAACATCGGTAAACATTATGGGAGGATATCAAAACTCCGAGGTAATGACTTCCACTATGGGTGATGTTCCAACTCCTTATTCTACCAAATTGGCATCAACAGGCTATGTTGATATTAGGGCAAAAGTTCATGGGTTCTCTTTTCAGGCTAACTACAATGGAGGAACCATCGATTACATGTCTGGTAACGAAGGATTTGAGTTAGATAACCAACAATACACATTTTTGGCTGAATACAGTAAAACCTTCAAGAACTTGACAATTCGCCCTGGTGTAAGTTATCAAAGCATGTCGTACGACGATAGTAAACATATTTCTCAAATCGGCTTAGGGTACTTAAACCAGAAACAAACCATTAATATTGCTGCTGGAAGTTTACGATTAGATTATCTTCCTACGGAACGACTTCGTTTGGTTGCTGCTTTGCGCGCCGAAAAATACAATAACCCAGATGATATGTACAAATCATGGCAATTTGTTGGTTCATATAAATTAAACGATCAAAATCTACTTCGTGCAGTTTATTCAAGAGCTAACCAATCAGCATTTTTGGTTAATACCTACTCGAACTATACATGGAATATTGTTAACATGCAATTCCCACGCATTATGCAATTCGATGGCCATACCGATAACAATTTGAAGGCAATGGATATGTTTGAGCTCGGTTATCGTACTCGTCCACATAAAAGCATTTTGATTGATGTTGAAGCGTTTTACAATCGCTCAAAAGACTTTGTTTCTTTAGTTCCTGAGTCTACTTCACTTGCTGTTTTTAATCCATTACAAGTAGCATTAGCACCAGCAGACAAACCAGTTGCTCCTGATATTAACGGAATTGTTAATCTTTCATTTACCAACCAGGATTTAATATCAAAGCAAATAGGAGCTTCTGTTTCAATTGATTGGGTTCTATCTGAAAAACTATTAGCAACAGGACATGTAACTTATCAACAAACAAAACTTGATAATTACTTCCCATATACCCGTAACGAAGTAATTGGATATCAAGCTAACATTGCACAAACCGATCCAAACCGTGAAGCTTTAGCAGGTTCTGCAATTTACGATTATGCTATAGGTGTATCAAATGGAACTATCGACCCAATAAAACAACCATATGCCATAATTAATACGGTAACAGATAAACCATCTGAAATTGAGAATAACTTTAAGCACGAAGCAACACCTTCGGTTTGGGGAAGTGTATCATTATCTTATCGACCAACTAAGAAATGGGAGATATTTCCACAGGCTTATTTCTATGGAAACCAAACATTCATCAATCAATATGGCAATGTTGATATAGAACAATCCTTTATTGTAAATGCAAAAGCATCGTATAAAGCAACCGATAAACTCACTTTCTTTATCAATTGTCGCAATTTACTCAACACCGAAAAGATTCAGTTTGCTTATATGGATAAAATCGGAGGATTATACTTGGCTGGAATAAATTTCAAACTATAA
- a CDS encoding bifunctional ADP-heptose synthase has protein sequence MTRNELSRVFDGFEKMHILVIGDVMIDSYLWGNVSRISPEAPVPIIATTQREDRLGGAANVALNIQSLGATPILCSVIGKDEAGDVLKGLLKKGNLPVDGIVSSSNSKTTIKTRIISENQHLLRVDEEDDKPLKEDLEQKLQSHIKNLLNTYRIDAIIFEDYDKGTLTPATISYTIELANQKSIPTLVDPKKRNFMEYQKVTLFKPNLKEFFEGAKIEANPDNQSEMLAAGKNFLNSQHFDHLMVTMARRGVMIIDKQTYHFIPAEIRNIADVSGAGDTVISVSSLCMASALEPYYIAAISNMAGGLVCEHSGVVPIDKQELLNECLIKLAKQ, from the coding sequence ATGACAAGAAACGAACTTTCACGAGTATTTGATGGATTTGAAAAAATGCATATCCTTGTTATTGGAGATGTAATGATCGATTCTTACCTGTGGGGAAATGTTTCACGTATATCGCCTGAAGCACCTGTACCAATCATTGCCACTACCCAAAGAGAAGATCGTTTAGGTGGGGCAGCCAACGTTGCTTTGAATATACAATCTTTAGGAGCAACCCCAATTCTTTGTTCGGTAATTGGTAAAGATGAGGCAGGAGATGTATTAAAAGGATTATTAAAGAAGGGGAACCTTCCGGTTGATGGAATTGTATCATCGAGTAACTCAAAAACCACGATTAAAACACGTATTATTAGTGAAAACCAGCACTTATTGCGTGTTGATGAAGAAGATGATAAACCATTAAAAGAAGACTTGGAGCAAAAACTTCAATCACATATCAAAAATCTTTTAAATACGTATCGCATTGATGCCATTATTTTTGAGGATTACGATAAAGGAACACTAACTCCTGCAACTATAAGTTATACCATTGAATTAGCGAATCAAAAAAGTATACCTACATTGGTCGATCCTAAAAAAAGGAATTTTATGGAATACCAAAAGGTAACTCTGTTTAAACCTAACTTGAAAGAATTTTTCGAAGGAGCTAAAATTGAAGCAAACCCCGACAATCAATCAGAAATGCTAGCTGCAGGGAAAAACTTTTTAAACAGCCAACATTTCGATCATCTAATGGTTACAATGGCTCGTAGAGGGGTTATGATTATTGATAAACAAACTTATCATTTTATACCTGCCGAAATCAGAAACATTGCTGATGTTTCGGGTGCGGGTGATACTGTTATAAGTGTCAGCTCCTTATGCATGGCTTCAGCATTAGAACCATACTACATTGCCGCCATCTCAAACATGGCTGGAGGTTTAGTATGTGAGCATTCAGGTGTTGTACCAATCGACAAACAAGAGCTTTTAAATGAATGTCTTATTAAATTAGCCAAACAATAG